The following are encoded together in the Janthinobacterium sp. Marseille genome:
- a CDS encoding RcnB family protein, translating to MNSKIIISSIMTVTLLASSAAFAQGYNGGGDRGRNEQMQRGGPGNDHGKPGNNKYGDKHGNKHGNKHDGRHDNRRPVHHDGRGAGPNHNYYKGGHLPREYRGHQYVVNDWRGHHLSAPPRGYNWVQTGGDYVLIAIATGVIAQIILGN from the coding sequence ATGAACAGTAAAATAATTATTTCGTCGATCATGACGGTGACTCTGTTGGCCAGCAGCGCCGCATTCGCGCAAGGCTATAACGGCGGCGGTGACCGCGGTCGCAACGAACAAATGCAAAGAGGCGGCCCGGGGAACGACCACGGCAAGCCCGGCAATAATAAATACGGCGATAAACATGGCAACAAACATGGAAACAAGCACGACGGCAGGCACGATAACCGTCGTCCCGTGCATCATGACGGCCGTGGTGCCGGACCAAACCACAATTACTACAAAGGTGGCCATCTTCCACGTGAATACCGTGGCCACCAATATGTAGTCAACGACTGGCGCGGTCATCACCTGTCGGCTCCGCCACGTGGTTATAACTGGGTACAAACCGGCGGTGATTATGTGCTGATCGCAATTGCCACCGGCGTCATCGCACAGATCATCCTCGGCAATTAA
- a CDS encoding N-acetyltransferase, with translation MLIRPEQATDATAIEAVTRAAFADHPHSDQCEHFIITALRAAGALPISLVAELKGEIVGHVAFSPVNISDGSQHWYGLGPVSVLPEFQNRGIGRALIENGLALLRANKAQGCVVAGDPAYYQRFGFRHIETLSYPGLPAEYFMALPFHTELPQGSVNYHAAFSAQA, from the coding sequence ATGCTCATACGCCCTGAACAAGCTACTGACGCCACTGCCATCGAAGCAGTGACACGCGCTGCATTCGCCGACCATCCGCATAGCGATCAATGCGAACACTTCATCATTACCGCTTTACGTGCAGCAGGCGCACTCCCGATATCGCTGGTGGCAGAGCTCAAAGGTGAGATCGTCGGCCACGTCGCGTTTTCTCCGGTCAACATCTCAGACGGCAGTCAACACTGGTATGGATTGGGGCCGGTATCGGTACTGCCAGAATTCCAGAACCGGGGTATAGGCAGAGCGTTGATAGAAAATGGCCTGGCTTTACTGCGCGCCAATAAAGCCCAGGGTTGCGTCGTGGCAGGCGATCCCGCCTATTACCAGCGCTTTGGCTTCCGGCATATCGAAACACTATCCTACCCGGGCCTGCCGGCCGAATACTTCATGGCCCTGCCTTTTCACACTGAATTGCCGCAGGGAAGCGTCAATTATCACGCCGCATTTTCCGCACAGGCATAA
- a CDS encoding DJ-1/PfpI family protein yields MERKRVGIVIFDDVEVLDFCGPFEVFSVTRINTERRREEPSPFDVVLIAEHDKTIVTTGGMRVLPDTTFAQCPPLDILLVPGGWGTRKEMHNPALLSFVTERAAQVETLTSVCTGALVLGNAGLLDGLRATTHWRSLDWMQELFPKVTVDSVSQVVEQGKVLTSAGISAGIDMALIVVQRYCGEEVARATARHMEYPFPESSVRRVPLLPTT; encoded by the coding sequence ATGGAACGCAAGCGTGTAGGCATCGTTATTTTTGATGATGTGGAAGTCCTGGATTTTTGCGGACCGTTTGAAGTCTTTTCCGTCACGCGTATCAACACCGAGCGTCGACGTGAAGAACCTTCGCCATTCGACGTAGTGCTGATAGCCGAACACGATAAAACCATCGTCACCACCGGCGGTATGCGTGTACTGCCTGACACCACCTTCGCACAATGTCCGCCACTGGATATCCTGCTGGTACCCGGTGGCTGGGGCACACGCAAGGAAATGCACAATCCCGCACTGTTATCCTTTGTCACCGAGCGCGCAGCACAGGTGGAAACCCTGACTTCAGTTTGCACCGGTGCACTGGTGCTGGGCAATGCCGGCTTGCTGGACGGTTTGCGCGCCACGACGCACTGGCGTTCGCTGGACTGGATGCAGGAGCTGTTCCCGAAGGTCACGGTGGATTCCGTGTCGCAGGTGGTCGAACAAGGCAAGGTGCTGACTTCTGCCGGTATCTCGGCCGGTATCGATATGGCTTTGATCGTGGTGCAACGTTACTGCGGTGAAGAGGTAGCGCGCGCGACTGCACGCCATATGGAATATCCCTTCCCTGAATCGTCGGTCCGGCGTGTTCCGTTGCTACCCACAACATAA
- a CDS encoding DHA2 family efflux MFS transporter permease subunit, whose amino-acid sequence MSTIPPNANATDEAKVKRYLPWVVAIALFMEQLDSTIINTAIPSMAASLHVTPLSLKAVVSSYILALAVSIPISGWMADRFGTRRVFSVAVGLFTFSSILCGLSVNVPMLVAARILQGFSAAMMMPVGRLTVIRTFPKSELLAAMNFVIIPALIGPLLGPTVGGLIVHWLPWQAIFFVNVPIGLAAQWMIHRHMPDYRSDSPRPLDVIGLVLFGSGVALLSWILEIFGEHYLDATSTTILFIISLALLGAYILHARRTLHPLLQLTLFKTRTFRVSVVGGFITRLGVGGLPFLLPLLYQLGLGLPAWQSGLMMMPTAAAAMAMKLISVRVLGHFGYRKVLIVNTVMIGVTISLFSIITPSTPIAVILLLGLAQGFFNSLQFSSMNSMAYSDINPEDSSMASTIASSMQQMSMSFGLAFGSIIAAWYLGDLPQSDRAAVGNALHHAFLTLGGLTIISSLSFWALRPNDGESVSKAHTTS is encoded by the coding sequence ATGTCGACCATCCCACCCAACGCAAACGCGACTGACGAAGCCAAAGTCAAACGCTATTTGCCCTGGGTGGTAGCAATTGCGCTGTTCATGGAACAGCTCGATTCAACCATCATCAATACCGCCATACCGTCGATGGCGGCCAGCCTGCATGTCACGCCGCTCAGCCTGAAGGCGGTTGTCAGTTCCTACATCCTGGCGCTGGCAGTCTCCATTCCTATCAGTGGCTGGATGGCGGATCGCTTCGGTACGCGTCGCGTCTTCAGCGTCGCGGTCGGCCTGTTTACCTTTTCTTCCATCCTGTGCGGCTTGTCGGTGAACGTCCCCATGCTGGTAGCGGCACGCATCCTGCAGGGCTTCAGCGCGGCAATGATGATGCCGGTCGGAAGGCTGACAGTGATCCGCACCTTCCCGAAATCCGAACTGCTGGCAGCAATGAACTTCGTCATCATTCCGGCCTTGATCGGCCCCCTGCTGGGGCCAACCGTAGGCGGCCTGATCGTACACTGGCTACCGTGGCAGGCGATCTTCTTTGTCAATGTGCCCATAGGCCTGGCGGCGCAGTGGATGATCCATCGCCATATGCCGGATTACCGTTCAGATTCACCGCGGCCATTGGATGTCATCGGCCTGGTGTTGTTCGGCTCCGGCGTTGCCTTGCTGTCGTGGATCCTGGAAATCTTTGGCGAACACTATCTGGATGCGACCTCCACCACCATCCTGTTTATCATTTCACTGGCGCTGCTCGGTGCTTACATCTTGCACGCACGACGCACGCTACATCCGCTCTTGCAATTGACGCTGTTCAAAACACGTACCTTCCGCGTCTCCGTAGTCGGTGGCTTCATCACGCGCCTGGGCGTAGGCGGCCTGCCTTTCCTGTTGCCACTGCTGTACCAGCTCGGACTCGGCCTGCCGGCCTGGCAATCGGGGCTGATGATGATGCCGACGGCGGCAGCGGCGATGGCCATGAAACTGATCTCGGTTCGCGTGCTCGGCCATTTCGGCTATCGCAAGGTACTGATCGTCAATACCGTGATGATAGGCGTCACGATTTCCCTGTTTTCCATCATCACACCGAGCACGCCTATCGCCGTGATCCTCTTGCTTGGACTGGCGCAAGGCTTCTTCAATTCACTGCAGTTCTCCAGCATGAACTCGATGGCTTATTCAGACATCAATCCGGAAGACTCCAGCATGGCCAGCACGATCGCCAGCTCGATGCAGCAAATGTCGATGAGCTTCGGCCTCGCCTTTGGTTCGATTATCGCGGCCTGGTATCTGGGTGATTTGCCGCAATCCGACCGTGCCGCCGTCGGCAATGCCTTGCACCATGCATTCCTGACCCTGGGTGGATTAACCATCATCTCATCACTATCCTTCTGGGCCCTGCGACCGAACGACGGCGAGAGTGTCAGCAAGGCACACACGACAAGCTAA
- the ubiA gene encoding 4-hydroxybenzoate octaprenyltransferase, whose translation MNRLQLYFRLIRLHKPIGILLLLWPTLWALWMASDGKPDWTLVAIFTLGTVLMRSAGCAVNDYADRDFDKHVQRTVDRPITSGKIKPYEALLVALVLTLLAFALIWPLNTLTKQLSIAAVIIAATYPYFKRFFAIPQAYLGIAFGFGIPMGFAAVQNTVPAAAWWLLVANVFWSVAYDTEYAMVDREDDLKLGMKTSAITFGRYDVAIIMFCYAMTLGIIGIVGWQFGLRIWFVAGLLLAAVCAAYHYTLIRSRERAGCFAAFNHNNWLGGAIFGGVALDYLLR comes from the coding sequence ATGAATCGCCTCCAACTGTACTTCCGCCTGATCCGCCTGCATAAACCTATCGGCATTTTGCTGCTGCTATGGCCCACCTTGTGGGCTTTGTGGATGGCCTCGGACGGCAAGCCGGACTGGACGCTGGTCGCCATCTTTACGCTGGGTACGGTACTGATGCGTTCCGCCGGTTGCGCTGTCAACGATTACGCGGATCGCGATTTCGACAAACATGTGCAACGCACGGTGGACAGGCCGATCACCAGCGGCAAGATCAAACCTTATGAAGCACTGCTGGTCGCGCTGGTGCTAACCCTGCTCGCTTTTGCGCTGATCTGGCCGCTCAATACACTGACCAAGCAGCTGTCGATAGCAGCCGTCATCATCGCCGCCACCTATCCGTACTTCAAACGCTTCTTTGCGATCCCGCAGGCTTACCTTGGCATTGCTTTCGGCTTCGGCATCCCGATGGGATTCGCCGCCGTGCAAAATACAGTGCCGGCCGCTGCGTGGTGGCTGCTGGTGGCGAATGTTTTTTGGTCGGTTGCCTACGATACTGAGTATGCGATGGTCGATCGCGAAGATGACCTGAAACTGGGCATGAAAACCTCGGCCATCACTTTCGGCCGCTACGATGTTGCGATCATCATGTTTTGCTATGCGATGACGCTGGGCATCATCGGCATCGTCGGTTGGCAATTTGGTTTGCGCATCTGGTTCGTCGCCGGCCTGCTGCTGGCAGCGGTATGCGCGGCCTACCATTACACGCTGATACGCAGTCGCGAACGTGCAGGATGCTTTGCCGCCTTCAACCATAATAATTGGCTGGGTGGCGCCATCTTTGGCGGTGTCGCGCTCGATTATCTGTTGCGCTGA
- a CDS encoding LysR substrate-binding domain-containing protein codes for MTLTELKYIVAVAREKHFGHAAEACFVAQPTLSVAIKKLEDELGVTLFERGGSEISMTPLGAQIVAQAERVLEQTAAIKEIAKQNKDPLVGPFRLGIIYTIAPYLLPPLVKTIIERVPQMPLVLQENFTVKLLELLRQGELDAAIVALPFPDQGLLVQPVYDEPFVVAVPKHHKWANRDSVSTDDLKSETMLLLGNGHCFRDQVLEVCPEMSRFSTSGDGIARTFEGSSLETIRHMVASGIGITVLPQASIPDMQAKDGMLRYIPFTQPGPSRRVVLVWRKSFTRGAAIEAVRQALLSCDLHGVTMLPDEPLSEA; via the coding sequence ATGACGCTTACCGAACTCAAATACATAGTTGCCGTCGCACGCGAAAAACATTTCGGCCATGCGGCAGAAGCCTGCTTCGTCGCACAACCGACCTTATCCGTCGCCATCAAGAAACTGGAAGATGAGTTGGGCGTCACCCTGTTCGAACGCGGTGGCAGCGAAATTTCGATGACTCCCCTGGGGGCGCAAATCGTGGCGCAGGCCGAACGCGTGCTGGAACAGACCGCGGCTATCAAGGAAATCGCAAAGCAAAACAAGGATCCACTGGTCGGCCCTTTCCGCCTCGGTATTATTTACACGATCGCGCCCTACCTGTTGCCGCCACTGGTCAAGACCATCATAGAACGCGTGCCGCAAATGCCGCTGGTGCTGCAAGAAAATTTCACCGTCAAACTGCTGGAACTGTTACGCCAGGGTGAACTGGACGCGGCCATCGTCGCGCTGCCGTTCCCGGATCAGGGCTTGCTGGTGCAGCCGGTCTATGACGAACCGTTTGTTGTCGCCGTACCGAAGCACCACAAATGGGCCAATCGTGACAGCGTCAGTACCGATGACCTGAAGTCGGAAACCATGCTCCTGCTCGGTAACGGCCACTGCTTCCGCGACCAGGTATTGGAAGTCTGTCCGGAAATGTCGCGCTTCTCGACTTCCGGCGATGGCATCGCCCGCACCTTCGAAGGCTCTTCGCTGGAAACCATACGTCATATGGTGGCATCCGGCATCGGCATCACTGTCCTGCCGCAAGCATCCATCCCGGATATGCAAGCCAAGGACGGCATGCTGCGCTACATCCCGTTTACGCAACCCGGCCCATCACGTCGCGTAGTGCTGGTCTGGCGCAAAAGCTTCACCCGTGGCGCGGCGATCGAAGCCGTGCGGCAAGCCCTGCTGTCCTGTGACCTGCATGGCGTCACCATGCTGCCCGATGAACCGCTATCCGAAGCCTGA
- the recG gene encoding ATP-dependent DNA helicase RecG — protein MPVLKKKPATVAKKTSKTTKSAAPTRAEKIDDKLIKLGLRSDMDKVLHLPMRYEDETEIKSISEAGFIFGRSVQVEGVVTSCEVAFRPRRQLVVTISDDTGQLVMRFLNFYGSQVKQMAEGNRVRARGEVRHGFFGAEMVHPNYKMVVEGAPLPAALTPVYPAGEGLSQTILRKTILDAMTRIEWRDTLNDKLRGELDLMPFEPAVRLLHNPPPDIDESALADRSHAAWVRMKFDELLAQQLSMKRAQMARRAKGAAVLPSIGKLSKAFLKQLPFSLTGAQQRVLEEIRADLKQSFPMQRLLQGDVGSGKTVVAALAAAQAIDSGFQAVLMAPTEILADQHFRKIAGWMEPLGVNVAWLTGSLKKKEKLEAKARIEAGTAQLIIGTHALIQEDVQFAKLGLVIVDEQHRFGVGQRLVLRNKGVDNNASAQQQTIPHQLMMSATPIPRTLAMTYYADLEVSVIDELPPGRTPIVTRVIDQNRRDEVIERVHAAALEGRQVYWVCPLIEESEALQLQTATDTHQTLVEALPDLQVGLVHGRMKPAEKQQVMDAFTRGEIHVLVATTVIEVGVDVPNASLMVIEHAERFGLSQLHQLRGRVGRGSTASVCLLLYQGPLGMIAKQRLRIMRESTDGFEIARKDLEIRGPGEFLGARQSGQAMLRFADLETDQWLVDRARDLAQTLLRDDMATVDAHLARWLGAREDYLKV, from the coding sequence ATGCCTGTACTGAAGAAAAAGCCCGCCACTGTTGCCAAAAAGACTAGCAAAACGACCAAGTCGGCGGCACCCACACGCGCAGAAAAAATCGACGACAAACTGATCAAGCTCGGCCTGCGCTCCGACATGGATAAAGTCTTGCATTTGCCAATGCGCTATGAAGACGAAACCGAGATCAAAAGCATCAGCGAAGCCGGTTTCATTTTCGGTCGTTCGGTACAGGTCGAAGGCGTCGTGACTTCCTGCGAAGTCGCCTTTCGTCCACGCCGCCAACTGGTGGTGACCATCTCGGATGACACTGGTCAACTGGTGATGCGCTTCCTGAATTTTTACGGCAGCCAGGTCAAGCAAATGGCCGAAGGCAATCGGGTCCGTGCCCGCGGTGAAGTGCGGCATGGTTTCTTCGGTGCGGAAATGGTGCACCCCAATTACAAGATGGTGGTCGAAGGCGCCCCGCTGCCCGCCGCGCTGACACCGGTTTATCCGGCCGGCGAAGGCCTGTCGCAAACCATATTGCGCAAGACCATCTTAGACGCGATGACGCGCATCGAATGGCGCGATACGCTGAACGACAAACTGCGTGGTGAACTTGACTTGATGCCTTTCGAGCCGGCGGTACGCCTGCTGCACAACCCGCCGCCCGATATTGATGAAAGCGCATTGGCGGATCGTTCGCATGCGGCCTGGGTGCGAATGAAATTCGACGAATTGCTGGCGCAGCAGTTATCGATGAAGCGCGCACAGATGGCACGCCGCGCCAAGGGTGCTGCAGTCCTGCCGAGCATAGGCAAGCTGTCGAAAGCCTTCCTCAAGCAATTGCCGTTTTCGCTGACCGGCGCGCAACAACGCGTACTGGAAGAAATCCGCGCCGACCTCAAACAATCCTTCCCCATGCAGCGCCTGTTGCAAGGCGATGTCGGCAGCGGCAAAACCGTGGTCGCTGCATTGGCCGCCGCACAAGCAATAGACAGCGGCTTCCAGGCCGTATTGATGGCGCCGACCGAAATCCTGGCAGACCAGCACTTCCGCAAGATCGCAGGCTGGATGGAACCGCTGGGCGTGAACGTCGCCTGGCTGACCGGCAGCCTGAAGAAGAAAGAAAAACTGGAAGCCAAGGCACGTATAGAGGCCGGCACCGCGCAACTGATCATAGGTACGCATGCACTGATCCAGGAAGATGTGCAGTTTGCCAAACTCGGACTGGTCATCGTCGATGAACAACATCGCTTTGGTGTCGGCCAGCGCCTGGTCCTGCGCAACAAGGGTGTCGACAATAATGCGAGCGCACAGCAGCAAACCATCCCGCATCAATTGATGATGTCGGCCACGCCTATCCCGCGCACGCTGGCGATGACCTATTACGCCGACCTCGAAGTCTCGGTCATTGATGAATTACCGCCGGGACGTACTCCCATCGTGACACGCGTCATCGACCAGAACCGTCGCGATGAAGTAATAGAACGCGTGCATGCCGCTGCACTTGAAGGACGCCAGGTGTACTGGGTCTGTCCGCTGATCGAAGAATCGGAAGCCTTGCAATTGCAAACTGCGACCGACACACATCAGACCCTGGTCGAAGCCTTGCCCGATTTGCAGGTCGGGCTGGTACACGGACGCATGAAGCCGGCCGAGAAACAGCAAGTGATGGATGCCTTCACGCGTGGTGAGATTCATGTGCTGGTTGCCACCACCGTGATTGAAGTCGGCGTTGACGTACCAAATGCTTCGCTGATGGTGATCGAACATGCAGAACGCTTTGGCCTCTCGCAATTGCATCAATTGCGCGGCCGCGTCGGACGCGGTTCGACCGCAAGTGTCTGCCTGCTGCTCTACCAGGGGCCGCTCGGGATGATTGCCAAGCAGCGCTTGCGCATCATGCGCGAGTCGACCGATGGCTTTGAAATTGCACGCAAGGACCTGGAAATACGCGGTCCCGGTGAATTCCTCGGGGCGCGTCAATCGGGCCAGGCCATGCTGCGTTTTGCCGACCTGGAAACCGATCAATGGCTGGTTGATCGCGCCCGCGACCTGGCGCAAACCCTGCTGCGCGATGACATGGCGACAGTCGATGCGCACCTGGCGCGCTGGCTGGGCGCACGTGAGGACTACCTGAAGGTATAG
- the queA gene encoding tRNA preQ1(34) S-adenosylmethionine ribosyltransferase-isomerase QueA has translation MYSLSDFDFELPQELIAQTPLAERSASRLLQVLPEQMTDRNFAYIVDLLSPGDLLVFNDTRVLKARFFGIKETGGKVEVLVERVIDQRNVHAQIRASKSPAVGMRIRLADAFDVIVGERAGEFYELQFPDDVFELIEAHGRLPLPPYIEHAADAYDETRYQTVYAKTPGAVAAPTAGLHFDQALLDALTAKGVKLAYITLHVGAGTFQPVRNENLAEHNMHSEWYTISQQTVDLVKATQVAGGNIVAVGTTSMRALESASQSGSLQAGSADTRLFITPGYTFKTVTRLITNFHLPKSTLLMLVSAFAGYDTIRAAYQHAISQRYRFFSYGDAMFLTRMPPC, from the coding sequence ATGTATTCACTTTCCGATTTCGATTTCGAATTGCCGCAAGAGTTAATTGCGCAAACACCCTTGGCCGAACGTAGTGCTTCGCGCCTGCTGCAGGTCCTTCCCGAACAAATGACGGATCGTAATTTTGCCTACATCGTCGACTTGCTGTCACCCGGCGATTTGCTGGTATTCAATGACACGCGCGTGTTGAAGGCACGTTTCTTTGGTATCAAGGAAACCGGCGGCAAGGTCGAGGTGCTGGTTGAGCGCGTGATAGACCAGCGCAATGTACATGCGCAGATACGCGCTTCCAAGTCGCCTGCGGTCGGCATGCGCATCCGCCTGGCTGATGCATTCGATGTGATCGTCGGTGAGCGTGCCGGTGAATTTTACGAATTGCAATTCCCGGACGATGTCTTCGAACTGATCGAAGCGCATGGCCGCTTGCCTTTGCCGCCTTATATCGAACATGCTGCCGATGCTTACGATGAAACGCGTTACCAGACCGTTTACGCAAAGACACCGGGTGCCGTCGCGGCACCGACTGCCGGTTTGCATTTCGACCAGGCTTTGCTGGATGCGCTGACCGCGAAAGGCGTGAAGCTCGCTTACATCACCCTGCATGTGGGCGCAGGAACCTTCCAGCCGGTGCGGAATGAAAACCTGGCCGAGCACAATATGCACAGCGAGTGGTACACCATTTCGCAGCAAACGGTGGATCTGGTCAAGGCAACGCAGGTTGCAGGCGGCAATATCGTGGCAGTAGGTACCACCAGCATGCGCGCGCTGGAATCAGCCTCGCAAAGCGGCAGCTTGCAGGCCGGCAGCGCCGATACGCGCTTGTTCATCACGCCCGGCTATACCTTCAAGACAGTCACGCGCCTGATCACCAATTTCCATTTGCCGAAGTCGACGCTGCTGATGCTGGTGTCGGCCTTTGCCGGTTATGACACCATACGTGCTGCTTACCAACACGCCATTTCCCAACGTTATCGTTTCTTCAGCTACGGCGATGCGATGTTTTTGACCAGAATGCCCCCATGCTAA
- the tgt gene encoding tRNA guanosine(34) transglycosylase Tgt: protein MLNFKLLKTDGNARRGQLTLNHGVIETPIFMPVGTYGSVKAMSPLELNEIDAQIILGNTFHLWLRPGNDIIAKFGGLHEFMGWNKPILTDSGGFQVFSLGEMRKITEEGVHFSSPINGDKLFLSPEVSMQIQRVLNSDIVMQFDECTPYEIDGRPATTEEAAKSMRMSLRWAKRSMDEFNREENPNALFGIVQGGMFENLRDESLAGLEELNFHGVAIGGLSVGEPKEDMMRVLEHVGPRLPANKPHYLMGVGTPEDLVAGVASGIDMFDCVMPTRNARNGWLFTRFGDIKIKNARYKDDKKPLDESCSCYACRNFSRAYLHHLHRTGEILGARLNTIHNLHYYLDLMREMREAISEGRFQLFVSQFHADRARGS, encoded by the coding sequence ATGCTAAATTTCAAATTACTTAAAACCGACGGTAATGCACGTCGCGGCCAACTGACGCTGAACCATGGCGTGATAGAAACACCTATCTTCATGCCGGTCGGTACCTATGGCTCGGTGAAGGCGATGTCGCCGCTGGAATTGAACGAGATCGATGCGCAAATCATCCTCGGCAATACCTTCCACCTGTGGCTGCGTCCGGGCAATGACATCATCGCCAAGTTCGGCGGCCTGCATGAATTCATGGGCTGGAACAAACCTATCCTGACTGACTCCGGTGGTTTCCAGGTGTTTTCGCTGGGCGAGATGCGCAAGATTACCGAAGAAGGCGTGCATTTTTCTTCGCCTATTAATGGCGATAAATTATTCCTGTCGCCGGAAGTGTCGATGCAGATCCAGCGCGTGCTCAATTCCGATATCGTGATGCAGTTCGACGAATGCACGCCGTACGAAATCGATGGTCGCCCGGCTACCACCGAAGAAGCGGCCAAGTCGATGCGCATGTCCTTACGCTGGGCGAAACGCTCGATGGATGAGTTCAACCGCGAAGAAAACCCGAATGCGCTGTTCGGTATCGTGCAGGGCGGCATGTTTGAAAACCTGCGGGATGAATCACTGGCCGGCCTGGAAGAATTGAATTTCCACGGCGTGGCGATCGGCGGCCTGTCGGTCGGTGAACCGAAGGAAGACATGATGCGCGTGCTGGAGCACGTCGGTCCGCGCCTGCCGGCAAACAAGCCGCATTACCTGATGGGCGTCGGGACGCCGGAAGACCTGGTAGCCGGTGTGGCGAGCGGGATTGATATGTTCGATTGCGTGATGCCTACGCGCAATGCCCGTAACGGCTGGCTATTTACCCGTTTTGGCGATATCAAAATCAAGAATGCACGTTACAAGGATGACAAGAAACCGCTGGATGAAAGCTGTTCCTGCTATGCCTGCCGCAATTTTTCCCGCGCTTACTTGCATCATTTGCATCGTACCGGTGAAATTCTCGGTGCCAGACTGAATACGATACATAACTTGCACTACTATCTGGACCTGATGCGCGAGATGCGGGAAGCGATCAGCGAGGGGCGATTCCAGCTCTTTGTGAGCCAATTCCATGCAGATCGGGCACGTGGAAGCTGA
- the yajC gene encoding preprotein translocase subunit YajC yields the protein MFISNAYAATAAGGVLGNLTQFVPIILMFVVLYFLMIRPQMKRQKEHKAMIEAVTRGDEVVTSGGVLGKITKVSDVYLSLEVQDGTEIVIQKSAVTTLLPKGTIKSL from the coding sequence GTGTTTATTTCCAACGCTTACGCTGCAACTGCCGCTGGCGGCGTCCTGGGCAACCTGACCCAATTCGTGCCTATCATCCTGATGTTCGTTGTGCTGTACTTCCTGATGATTCGTCCACAAATGAAACGTCAAAAAGAACACAAGGCTATGATCGAAGCCGTGACACGTGGCGATGAAGTCGTAACATCCGGTGGTGTACTGGGCAAGATCACCAAGGTTTCCGATGTCTACCTGTCGCTGGAAGTACAAGACGGTACCGAGATCGTGATTCAAAAAAGTGCAGTTACTACCTTGTTGCCTAAGGGTACGATCAAATCGCTGTAA